The Bartonella krasnovii sequence AATTCCCCACATAAAACCTATAACACAAAAATAGCATTTACCAAATATAGCCAGCTCTATGCAAGAAATAAAGAAAAATGAGAAGAAAGAGCATTTTATAGGAGATAAATTTTAAGCATGGCTTTATGATGTTTGGTAAGATACATTTTTATGATAAATTTGTAATGTAAGAGAAAATGTCGATTGAAAAAATGTATTTTTGTTGCAAATATTTCTATCTATTTTTAGGGGATGCGTACAAGAAGGGGTATGCTATATTTTCTTTTCTCAAAAATACGATTGGTCTTAATGGGTCATTCTCATACGCTAGATAGTAAGATAGTATTTGCCAAATAATATTTGTTTGTGAATGATAAAAATGGAAAAGGGTTTTGAGTGGAATGTTTGTTTCAGGAGAGTTATCGGTTGCGAATGGTAAATCAATACCACCAAAGTCCAGTATTGGTGATTATATCACATTATTAAAGCCACGTGTTATGTCACTTGTGGTCTTTACGGCGCTAGTTGGTTTAATGGTGTCTCCCCTTCCCATTAATCCGTGGTATGGTTTTTTAGCAATTTTATGTATTGCTGCTGGCGGCGGCGGTGCGGGAGCACTGAATATGTGGTATGATGCTGACATTGATGCCGTGATGGAACGAACCAAAAAACGCCCTATCCCTATGGGTAAAATCAGCTCCCAAAAGGCATTTATTTTTGGCATGATTTTGTCTCTTCTTTCAGTTTTGGTTATGGGAAGCTTCATTAATTGGTTTGCGGCATTTCTTCTTGCGTTTACAATTTTCTTTTATGTCGTTATCTATACAATCTGGTTAAAGCGCATTACACCCCAAAATATTGTTATTGGTGGTGCTTCTGGAGCTTTTCCACCAATGATTGGATGGGCTGTAACAACAGGGACAGTAAGTTTTGATAGTTTTTTATTATTTTTAATTATTTTTATGTGGACCCCCCCTCATTTTTGGGCTCTTTCTCTCTTTTCATCTCTTGATTATGAAGCTGCAGGTATTCCGATGATGCCTAATGTACGAGGTGAATACGCAACAAAAAAACAGATCTTATTTTACACTATTTTGATGGTACTATGTGCCACTGCCCCATATTTTACCGGTCTTGGCGGAATTTTTTATGGTATCTTTTCGACAATTTTAGGCATTATTTTTATTTATTATGCTTATCGTTTGTGGAAAACTGATACACATGACAAAACCATTTTGATGGCCAAAAAGACGTTTTTCTTTTCATTACTTTATTTGGCTGCGATCTTTGGAGCTCTTTTAATTGAATCTCTCGTTTGGCATTTTATCGACCTTTAGGAAAATAAAATGAAAAAGTAAATTTTAAAAAAGCTTTTTTACAAGAAAATGCTGTAAAAAGACACTCACTGTAGAGTGTGTTCTTATGCAAAAAATGATATTGCACATTTTTTTAAACATTGCTTATTCATATATAATGATAGCTTGTTTAAATATGAGACTAAAGCTATAGAGATGAAGGATGATGTATGTCTGGATTTCCCCCTTTAACGATACGTCTTTGTGGTCCACGTGGATTTTGTGCGGGGGTTGATCGTGCTATCCAGATAGTTCTCCTTGCTTTAAAAAAGTATAGTGCTCCTGTATATGTTCGTCATGAAATTGTACACAACCGCTATGTGGTTGAGGGATTACAGCAAAGGGGAGCTGTTTTTGTTGAAGAGCTTGATGAGATTCCAGAGGAACATCGTGGTCAACCGGTAGTTTTTTCTGCCCATGGTGTACCAAAATCTGTCTCAGAAGAGGCACAACGTTATAATTTGTTTTATCTCGATGCAACATGTCCATTGGTTTCTAAAGTTCATAAACAAGCGATACGGCATCAACGTCATGGTCGTCATGTGATATTAATTGGTCATGCTGGTCATCCCGAGGTTATTGGGACAATGGGACAACTTGAAGATGGGGCTGTAACGCTTATTGAAACGATAGAAGATGCTTTGCATTATCAACCAAGTGATCCAGATAAATTAGGATTTGTTACACAAACAACGCTTTCTGTTGAAGATACAGCAGGAATTCTCAATGTATTACAACAACGTTTTCCTACATTAGTAGCCCCAGCGGCTGAGTCAATTTGCTATGCTACAACGAATCGACAAGATGCGGTTAAGGCAGCAGCAAAGGGGAGTGATTTGTTTTTGATTGTTGGAGCACCAAATTCTTCTAATTCACGACGTTTGGTAGAGGTTGCCGAAAAGTCCGGTGCGCGGCAAGCCATTTTAGTTCAGCGCGCTGATGAAATTAATTTTGAAAACCTAAAAGCTCTTTCTGTTGTTAGCCTTTCAGCAGGGGCTTCGGCACCTGAAATTATTATTGATGAAATTATTTCAGCGTTTCGTGCGCGTTATGATGTGACTATAGAATTAGCTGAAACAGTGGTAGAAACGGAAAGATTTTTAGTAAGTCGTGAATTACGTGACGTCATTTTAACACCTCAAGATATGGCATTTGTGAATGGTCAAACAAATAATGTAAAAAATGAAAATAAAAATACAGACCTTTCTACAACGAAAGCAGAATAATGGCCGTTTATACAGATATTCATCCAAGTGATTTAAAAACATTTTTAACACGTTACGCAATAGGATCACTTTTGTCTTATCAAGGGATAGAGGAAGGGATTGAAAATTCTAATTTTATGCTGGAGACAACACAAGGGCGGTTTATTTTAACACTTTATGAAAAGCGTATTTCAAAAGATGATTTACCTTTTTTTTGTCGCTTGATGCAGCATTTGGGTCAGCGTGGAATTCCTTGTCCGCAACCCGTTATTCAAAATGATGGAACGATGATCGGTGAACTAGCAGGACGTCCTGCTGCTATTATTACCTTTCTGGAAGGAAAGTGGGTCCGACAGCCTGATATAGGCCATTGTGGCGAAGTAGGTATGGGGTTAGCGCAATTGCATTTAGCAGGACAGGATTTTACACTTAGTCGTAAAAATACGCTTTCTATTATGGACTGGCAGGTGTTATGGCAACGTTGCCAAATCACAGAAGATACATTGTTAAAAGAGTTTGGACAAAAAATTGAGTCAGAATTGGCTTTTTTACAAGAAAATTGGCCATTCAATTTACCAACAGGCATTATTCATGCAGATTTATTTAATGATAACGTCTTTTTTGTGAATCATCGTCTTTCTGGTATAATAGACTTCTATTTTGCTTGTAATGACTTTCTTTCTTATGATTTAGCGATTTGTTTAAATGCTTGGTGCTTTGAACCTGATCATTCCTATAATCTTAACAAAGCACGTAAATTATTGGAAAATTATCAAAAAATAAGACCCTTGGTTCCTTTAGAATTGGAAAAGATTGTTTTATTGACTCGCGGTGCGTCTTTACGTTTTTTACTCACACGTCTTTATGATTGGTTTAATACACCGCCTGGTAGCTTTGTTATTAAGAAAGATCCATGGGAGTATTGGTACAAGCTGTGTTTTTTCAGTAACGTAAATTCGATAAGTGAATTAGGTTTTTAAATTTTATGGCTAGTCAACAAAAAGTCGTTGAAATTTATACAGATGGTGCTTGCTCAGGAAACCCTGGAGTTGGAGGCTGGGGGGCAATTTTACGCTGGAATGGTCATGAACGTGAGATTTATGGTGGTAAGGCTCATACAACAAACAATCAAATGGAACTTATGGCCGCAATTTGTGCATTAAAGGCGCTTAAAGAGCCCTGTTTGGTCGATCTTTATACAGACTCAGTTTATGTGCGTAACGGTATATCTAAATGGATTGAAGATTGGAAAACGAATAATTGGCGTACCGCATCAAAAAGGCCTGTAAAAAATATGGAGCTATGGCAAGCTCTTGAGGATGCTTGTTCTTGTCATACAGTCAGATGGCACTGGGTAAAAGGGCATGCAGGCCATCCAGAGAATGAACGTGCTGATGCTCTTGCTCGCAAAGCAATTGCGCAATATCGCAAAAATGAACGTTTTCCAGAATAATTGTTGTTTGAGAAACTTTTCTCTTTTATCATGGGATAGCAAGAGGTTTTGATTGCGTATGGAATATAAATGTTCCACTTAAGGCGTGATCTTTAAAAGAAATTGTATAAAAAATTTTATGGTTTGTTTCTTCTGGTACGAAATAGAGTGGAGCGCTAAAGAGTGTATATTCTGCATTTTCACTGATTTTTTTTGCTACTCCAATTTGCATTTCTCCTCCATCTAAAAAGAGAGAGCAAGGCATGGTTTTATTGTTATTTTGTATTTTTATCAGGAGGGTATTATTATTTTTTTCGGCACTTATTTTTAGGGCATTTTGAGTCATGTGCGGTAAAGAATCTTGAGCATTTTTTAACAAGGAGATGGGCAGAGATTTGTTTTGAAGAGCAGATGACAAAAAATCAAAGTTAACAGTCAAAGGAAGACAGATTTTATGGCATAATCCAAGAGTGAAAGTACCGCTTAAATTTTTGCTTGAAGAAGATAGATTAAAGGACAATACCACTTTATCTTTATAGCCTAATGACCAATCATTTTCTGTTTCAAAAAGCTGTGGAGTAGGGTAAAAAATTTCATAAGAAACTTGTTGGTTGAAGTTAAAAAAGGGTGCCATTCCTGAATTACCAGGATTACGCCAGTACGTTTTCCATCCTGGTTTGAGCACAATTTCAATAAAGCCTTCTCTCACTTCAGAAAGAGAAGGTTCAGTGATTGCTAATCGAATACGACCACCCTCTGATTCATACCAAGAGGTTGAGAGAAGCTTGGGTTTTTCTTCTGTTTGAGCATTTACAGAAATGTTAAGTAATTCTAAAACTATGAATGTTAAGCTTAAAGTAACGAAAAGCTTTTTATAAAAGAAAGTTGCGATATTTTTTAAATTTGTAAATATGTGACTTTTTTTCATTGGAGTTTTATTTTCCTAGTGTATTAAATGGACGAACTTTTATCATGTAAATTATGGAGAATAACAGATTAATGAAGCAGTGTAATGGCTTTTTAGGTGGACAATTGCTCATAGCAATGCCTGGAATGAATGACAAACGCTTTATTCGTTCTGTTATTTATATTTGCGCGCATTCTGATGCTGGGGCGATGGGCATTATACTCAATAAATTACATCATATTGATTTTCCAGAGCTTTTGCTTCACCTTGGTGTGATAGATAGTGGACAAAAAAAACAGCTTTCTGAACCAATAAAACAATTTCCAGTTCGTTATGGTGGTCCTGTTGATCCTTCGCGTGGTTTTGTCCTTCATTCAGATGATTATGCTTGTGAAGAAACTGTTTTTATTGCAGATAAGGTTTGTTTTACGGCGACAATTGATATACTAAAAGCGATCAGTTGTGAACAAGGTCCACAACATGCACTGGTAGCATTAGGTTATGCTGGATGGAAAGCGGGGCAACTTGAGGCAGAAATTTCTACAAACGGTTGGTTAATCAGTTCGACATCACCGAGTTTTCTTTTTGAAAGTGATTTAAGTTGCAAGTATGATAAAAGTTTAACACGCATGGGGATTGATCCAATCTATCTTGCTTCTGAAATGGGACACGCGTAGAGTTTTTTCTGAGCTTTTTAACTTTATACGTTATGCTATCCCTTATGTTTTTATTTTAAGGAAATATCCCCTAGTATGCCCAAGTTCATTCCGCGATGGCATTTATGAGTGATCTTATGGTAAAATCATTGTCCCCATTTTATGCCAGTAAAGTAACAAGCTGGGCACTATCGTTATATTTGTCAGCTCTCAATGTTGCGATAGCGTTTGGCAGTTAAGATGATTCATGAAAAGGCATTTTCTCCCTTTTTTAATAGTTATTTATCTACCCAGGCTCTCCCTACTTGTGATGTAGAAGCAAATGGTTTTGATTGATTCAACATGAGAGCAATTTTGAAATAAGAGAATTTTATGGTATTCAGAGTTTTAATTCAAGTTAAATAATGATAACTTATTATTATAAATCAATATGTTGGCTTATAAGGGAAATGGTTTTGAACGAGAGTGATTAACTCTTCTATAGCAATTGGTTTCGTCACAAGTGTGCTTTGAACATATTTACAGCCTTCTTGACGGAGGAAGATTGCTTCTTTTTCATTTTCAACGCCTTCTGCGATAATTTGTAAGTTAAGATCTGTTGCCATATTAATGATAGATTTGAGAACGATTTTCTTCTTGAGAGAATCAATTGAGATAAGTGAACGATCAAGTTTAACCATATCAAATGGATAACGCACAAGATAGGTCAGTGATGAATAACCTGTTCCAAAATTATCGAGTGCGA is a genomic window containing:
- the cyoE gene encoding heme o synthase, translated to MFVSGELSVANGKSIPPKSSIGDYITLLKPRVMSLVVFTALVGLMVSPLPINPWYGFLAILCIAAGGGGAGALNMWYDADIDAVMERTKKRPIPMGKISSQKAFIFGMILSLLSVLVMGSFINWFAAFLLAFTIFFYVVIYTIWLKRITPQNIVIGGASGAFPPMIGWAVTTGTVSFDSFLLFLIIFMWTPPHFWALSLFSSLDYEAAGIPMMPNVRGEYATKKQILFYTILMVLCATAPYFTGLGGIFYGIFSTILGIIFIYYAYRLWKTDTHDKTILMAKKTFFFSLLYLAAIFGALLIESLVWHFIDL
- the ispH gene encoding 4-hydroxy-3-methylbut-2-enyl diphosphate reductase; its protein translation is MSGFPPLTIRLCGPRGFCAGVDRAIQIVLLALKKYSAPVYVRHEIVHNRYVVEGLQQRGAVFVEELDEIPEEHRGQPVVFSAHGVPKSVSEEAQRYNLFYLDATCPLVSKVHKQAIRHQRHGRHVILIGHAGHPEVIGTMGQLEDGAVTLIETIEDALHYQPSDPDKLGFVTQTTLSVEDTAGILNVLQQRFPTLVAPAAESICYATTNRQDAVKAAAKGSDLFLIVGAPNSSNSRRLVEVAEKSGARQAILVQRADEINFENLKALSVVSLSAGASAPEIIIDEIISAFRARYDVTIELAETVVETERFLVSRELRDVILTPQDMAFVNGQTNNVKNENKNTDLSTTKAE
- a CDS encoding homoserine kinase, with amino-acid sequence MAVYTDIHPSDLKTFLTRYAIGSLLSYQGIEEGIENSNFMLETTQGRFILTLYEKRISKDDLPFFCRLMQHLGQRGIPCPQPVIQNDGTMIGELAGRPAAIITFLEGKWVRQPDIGHCGEVGMGLAQLHLAGQDFTLSRKNTLSIMDWQVLWQRCQITEDTLLKEFGQKIESELAFLQENWPFNLPTGIIHADLFNDNVFFVNHRLSGIIDFYFACNDFLSYDLAICLNAWCFEPDHSYNLNKARKLLENYQKIRPLVPLELEKIVLLTRGASLRFLLTRLYDWFNTPPGSFVIKKDPWEYWYKLCFFSNVNSISELGF
- the rnhA gene encoding ribonuclease HI; amino-acid sequence: MASQQKVVEIYTDGACSGNPGVGGWGAILRWNGHEREIYGGKAHTTNNQMELMAAICALKALKEPCLVDLYTDSVYVRNGISKWIEDWKTNNWRTASKRPVKNMELWQALEDACSCHTVRWHWVKGHAGHPENERADALARKAIAQYRKNERFPE
- a CDS encoding protein-disulfide reductase DsbD domain-containing protein — translated: MKKSHIFTNLKNIATFFYKKLFVTLSLTFIVLELLNISVNAQTEEKPKLLSTSWYESEGGRIRLAITEPSLSEVREGFIEIVLKPGWKTYWRNPGNSGMAPFFNFNQQVSYEIFYPTPQLFETENDWSLGYKDKVVLSFNLSSSSKNLSGTFTLGLCHKICLPLTVNFDFLSSALQNKSLPISLLKNAQDSLPHMTQNALKISAEKNNNTLLIKIQNNNKTMPCSLFLDGGEMQIGVAKKISENAEYTLFSAPLYFVPEETNHKIFYTISFKDHALSGTFIFHTQSKPLAIP
- a CDS encoding YqgE/AlgH family protein, whose translation is MKQCNGFLGGQLLIAMPGMNDKRFIRSVIYICAHSDAGAMGIILNKLHHIDFPELLLHLGVIDSGQKKQLSEPIKQFPVRYGGPVDPSRGFVLHSDDYACEETVFIADKVCFTATIDILKAISCEQGPQHALVALGYAGWKAGQLEAEISTNGWLISSTSPSFLFESDLSCKYDKSLTRMGIDPIYLASEMGHA